The following are from one region of the Bradyrhizobium septentrionale genome:
- the fghA gene encoding S-formylglutathione hydrolase has product MQTVSQNKSHGGTQGVYRHPSRETRTDMTFSVFVPAHTAGAKLPVVTYLSGLTCTHANVTEKGEFRQACAELGLIFVAPDTSPRGEGVPGDPANAYDFGLGAGFYVDATEQPFATNYRMWSYVTEELPKLIAEHFPVDTTRQSILGHSMGGHGALTVALHHPDRYRAASAFAPIVAPSQVSWGNKALGGYLGNNKQAWRKHDAVALIEDGARFSDLLVDYGDADGFLTEQLRPELLKAACEKANIPLTLRRQPGYDHSYYFISTFMADHLRWHAARLKA; this is encoded by the coding sequence ATGACCTTCTCGGTGTTTGTCCCGGCGCACACGGCCGGCGCCAAATTGCCCGTCGTCACCTATCTGTCGGGCCTGACCTGCACGCACGCCAACGTCACCGAGAAGGGTGAATTCCGCCAGGCATGCGCCGAACTCGGCCTGATCTTCGTTGCGCCCGACACCAGCCCGCGCGGCGAAGGCGTCCCCGGCGATCCCGCCAATGCTTACGATTTCGGCCTCGGCGCGGGCTTCTATGTCGATGCGACGGAACAGCCGTTCGCGACCAATTACCGGATGTGGAGCTACGTCACCGAGGAATTGCCAAAGCTGATCGCCGAGCACTTCCCGGTCGACACGACGCGGCAATCGATCCTTGGCCATTCCATGGGCGGCCATGGCGCGCTGACGGTGGCGCTGCACCATCCCGATCGTTATCGCGCGGCAAGCGCGTTTGCGCCGATCGTGGCGCCGTCGCAGGTGTCATGGGGCAACAAGGCGCTCGGCGGCTATCTCGGCAACAACAAGCAGGCGTGGCGGAAGCACGATGCGGTGGCGCTGATCGAGGACGGCGCCCGCTTCTCCGATCTGCTGGTCGACTATGGCGATGCAGACGGCTTTCTCACCGAGCAGCTGCGGCCCGAGCTCCTGAAGGCGGCCTGCGAGAAGGCCAACATTCCCCTCACTTTGCGGCGTCAGCCAGGCTACGACCACAGCTACTACTTCATCTCGACCTTCATGGCCGATCACCTGCGCTGGCACGCCGCGCGGCTGAAGGCGTGA
- a CDS encoding DUF3280 domain-containing protein has translation MSAAAARAEPPRLAVFDLEMIDTSLQGEVNGQPTDEQARLLRAGDQVRKELAESGRFRVLDIAPVNAAAHGSNLQACGGCDVKLAGELGADLVMTGVVQKVSNLILNINLYLRDVHSGQLLAAASADMRGNTDESWSRATNYLVRNRLLAPNYGAPQAR, from the coding sequence ATGTCTGCGGCGGCCGCGCGCGCCGAGCCGCCCAGGCTCGCGGTGTTCGACCTCGAGATGATCGACACCAGCCTGCAAGGCGAGGTCAACGGGCAGCCGACTGACGAGCAGGCGCGGCTGCTCCGGGCCGGCGATCAGGTACGCAAGGAGCTCGCGGAATCAGGCAGGTTCCGCGTGCTCGACATCGCGCCTGTCAATGCTGCGGCACACGGCAGCAATCTTCAGGCCTGCGGCGGGTGCGATGTGAAGCTGGCCGGCGAGCTGGGCGCCGATCTCGTGATGACAGGCGTGGTGCAGAAGGTCTCCAACCTGATCCTCAACATCAATCTCTATCTGCGCGACGTGCATAGCGGGCAATTGCTGGCCGCGGCGAGCGCCGACATGCGCGGCAATACCGACGAATCCTGGTCGCGCGCCACCAACTACCTCGTGCGCAACCGCCTGCTCGCGCCGAATTACGGCGCGCCGCAGGCGCGGTAG